The proteins below are encoded in one region of Streptomyces sp. NBC_00490:
- the acs gene encoding acetate--CoA ligase yields the protein MSNESLANLLKEERRFAPPADLAANANVTAEAYEQAKADRLGFWAAQARRLTWAKEPTETLDWSNPPFAKWFKDGELNVAYNCVDRHVEAGNGDRIAIHFEGEPGDSRAITYAELKDEVSKAANALLELGVQKGDRVAVYMPMIPETAVAMLACARIGAAHSVVFGGFSADALATRIQDADAKVVITSDGGYRRGKPSALKPAVDEAADKAGNVEHVLVVRRTGQDVAWNDSRDVWWHEIVDRQSAEHAPEAFGAEQPLFILYTSGTTGKPKGILHTSGGYLTQTAYTHHAVFDLKPETDVYWCTADVGWVTGHSYIVYGPLANGATQVMYEGTPDTPHQGRFWEIIQKYGVTILYTAPTAIRTFMKWGDDIPAKFDLSSLRVLGSVGEPINPEAWIWYRKHIGADRTPIVDTWWQTETGAMMISPLPGVTAAKPGSAQTPLPGISATVVDDEANEVANGGGGYLVLTEPWPSMLRTIWGDDQRFLDTYWSRFEGKYFAGDGAKKDEDGDIWLLGRVDDVMLVSGHNISTTEVESALVSHPSVAEAAVVGAADETTGQAIVAFVILRGTANAEDEGLVNDLRNHVGATLGPIAKPKRVLPVAELPKTRSGKIMRRLLRDVAENRQLGDVTTLTDSTVMDLIQAKLPAAPSED from the coding sequence GTGAGCAACGAAAGCCTGGCCAACCTGCTCAAGGAAGAGCGCAGGTTCGCGCCGCCCGCAGACCTGGCAGCGAACGCCAATGTCACGGCGGAGGCGTATGAACAGGCCAAGGCTGACAGGCTCGGCTTCTGGGCCGCACAGGCCCGTCGGCTGACCTGGGCCAAGGAGCCGACCGAGACGCTGGACTGGTCGAACCCGCCGTTCGCCAAGTGGTTCAAGGACGGCGAGCTCAACGTCGCGTACAACTGCGTCGACCGGCATGTCGAGGCGGGGAACGGCGACCGGATCGCCATCCACTTCGAGGGCGAGCCCGGCGACAGCCGCGCGATCACCTACGCCGAGCTGAAGGACGAGGTCTCCAAGGCCGCGAACGCACTGCTGGAGCTGGGGGTACAGAAGGGCGACCGGGTCGCCGTCTACATGCCGATGATCCCGGAGACGGCCGTCGCGATGCTGGCCTGCGCCCGCATCGGCGCCGCCCACTCCGTCGTCTTCGGCGGCTTCTCCGCGGACGCGCTCGCCACGCGTATCCAGGACGCCGACGCCAAGGTCGTCATCACCTCCGACGGCGGCTACCGCCGCGGCAAGCCGTCCGCGCTGAAGCCGGCGGTCGACGAGGCCGCCGACAAGGCGGGCAATGTCGAACACGTGCTCGTGGTGCGCCGTACCGGCCAGGACGTGGCCTGGAACGACAGCCGTGACGTCTGGTGGCACGAGATCGTCGACCGGCAGTCCGCCGAGCACGCCCCCGAGGCCTTCGGCGCCGAGCAGCCGCTCTTCATCCTCTACACGTCGGGCACGACGGGTAAGCCGAAGGGCATCCTGCACACCTCCGGCGGCTACCTCACCCAGACCGCGTACACCCACCACGCCGTCTTCGACCTCAAGCCGGAGACCGACGTCTACTGGTGCACGGCCGACGTCGGCTGGGTCACCGGGCACTCGTACATCGTCTACGGGCCGCTCGCCAACGGCGCCACCCAGGTCATGTACGAGGGCACGCCGGACACCCCGCACCAGGGCCGCTTCTGGGAGATCATCCAGAAGTACGGGGTCACCATCCTCTACACGGCGCCCACCGCCATTCGTACGTTCATGAAGTGGGGCGACGACATCCCCGCGAAGTTCGACCTGTCGTCGCTGCGCGTCCTCGGTTCCGTGGGTGAGCCCATCAACCCCGAGGCGTGGATCTGGTACCGCAAGCACATCGGTGCCGACCGGACGCCGATCGTGGACACGTGGTGGCAGACCGAGACCGGCGCGATGATGATCTCGCCGCTGCCCGGTGTCACCGCGGCCAAGCCGGGCTCCGCGCAGACCCCGCTGCCCGGCATCTCCGCGACCGTCGTCGACGACGAGGCGAACGAGGTGGCGAACGGCGGGGGCGGCTACCTCGTCCTCACCGAGCCGTGGCCGTCGATGCTGCGCACCATCTGGGGCGACGACCAGCGGTTCCTCGACACGTACTGGTCACGCTTCGAGGGCAAGTACTTCGCCGGTGACGGGGCGAAGAAGGACGAGGACGGGGACATCTGGCTCCTCGGGCGCGTGGACGACGTCATGCTCGTCTCCGGCCACAACATCTCCACGACGGAGGTGGAGTCGGCGCTCGTCTCCCACCCGTCGGTCGCCGAGGCCGCCGTCGTCGGCGCCGCCGACGAGACCACCGGTCAGGCCATCGTCGCCTTCGTGATCCTGCGCGGCACGGCGAACGCCGAGGACGAGGGCCTCGTCAACGACCTGCGCAACCACGTCGGCGCCACCCTCGGCCCGATCGCCAAGCCCAAGCGGGTCCTCCCGGTGGCCGAGCTGCCCAAGACCCGCTCCGGCAAGATCATGCGCCGTCTGCTGCGGGACGTCGCCGAGAACCGCCAGCTGGGAGACGTCACCACCCTGACCGACTCGACGGTCATGGATCTCATCCAGGCGAAGCTGCCGGCCGCGCCCAGCGAGGACTGA
- a CDS encoding bifunctional SulP family inorganic anion transporter/carbonic anhydrase — protein MSACVPTRATDPSRAERIHRPHSPPPSGPRRFRVAGADVSASIAVFLIALPLSLGIALATGAPLQAGLVAAAVGGLVAGRLGGAPLQVSGPAAGLTVVTADLIHRYGWRTTCAITVLAGLAQLGLGCLRVARSALAVSPAIVHGMLAGIGVTIAVAQLHIVLGGTPQSSVLANLQSLPAQLAQVRPAAVSVSALTLALLLLWPRIPGRAGRLLRKIPAALVAVAGASATAALAGLTLPRVDLPSWSSHALAGLPEGPVLGLVAAVLTTTLVCSVQSLLGAVAVDKMAAGRPGLTARVRRSNLDRELLGQGAANIVSGSLGGLPVAGVAVRSAANVHAGAVSRNSTMLHGVLVVIAALLMVPLLELIPLASLAALVMAVGIQMVSLHHIRTVTRHREVLVYVVTTVGVVFLGVLEGVVLGIAVAVAVALHRLARTRITHEEQDGVHHVHVRGQLTFLAVPRLSRALHLVPHGARVVVELDGSFMDHAAFEALQDWQNTYTAQGGSVELTGRRAGVRIAEPGDVPAAHTALGIGSGADTGFTDRAASAGCRCRPWTPWRNHQCEDPRSTPPSGGHPSDSGGLVKAGGTGPSSAGGHELARGISAFQRNTAPLVRGELARLAREGQRPAQLFLTCADSRLVTSMITSSGPGDLFVVRNVGNLVPMPGEESGDDSVAAAIEYAVDVLKVRSITVCGHSGCGAMQALLNTEPGGAQTPLKRWLRHGLPSLERMADDSRPWARLAGRAPADAVEQLSLTNVVQQLEHLSAHESVARALRKRELELHGMYFHVGEAQAYLLTGVSGDELFDHVEAADVSA, from the coding sequence ATGTCCGCCTGCGTCCCCACCCGCGCCACCGACCCGAGTCGAGCCGAGCGCATCCACCGACCCCACAGCCCACCGCCGTCCGGGCCCCGCCGCTTCCGTGTCGCGGGCGCCGACGTGTCGGCCTCGATCGCGGTCTTCCTGATCGCCCTGCCGCTGTCCCTCGGCATCGCCCTCGCCACCGGCGCGCCTCTCCAGGCAGGCCTCGTCGCCGCCGCCGTGGGAGGACTCGTCGCCGGCCGGCTCGGCGGCGCCCCGCTCCAGGTGAGCGGCCCCGCGGCCGGACTCACGGTCGTCACCGCCGACCTGATCCACCGCTACGGCTGGCGGACGACCTGTGCCATCACGGTCCTCGCGGGCCTGGCCCAACTGGGCCTGGGCTGCCTGCGCGTGGCGCGCAGCGCGCTCGCCGTCAGCCCCGCCATCGTGCACGGCATGCTCGCCGGCATCGGCGTCACCATCGCCGTCGCCCAGCTGCACATCGTCCTCGGCGGCACTCCGCAGAGCTCCGTCCTGGCCAACCTCCAGTCCCTGCCCGCCCAGTTGGCCCAGGTGCGTCCCGCCGCCGTGTCGGTGAGCGCGCTGACCCTGGCCCTGCTGCTGCTCTGGCCCCGCATCCCCGGGCGGGCCGGCCGTCTGCTGCGCAAGATCCCGGCCGCGCTCGTCGCCGTCGCCGGGGCCAGCGCGACCGCCGCACTCGCCGGGCTGACGCTGCCCAGGGTCGACCTGCCCTCGTGGAGCAGCCATGCCCTGGCCGGGCTCCCCGAAGGCCCCGTGCTCGGTCTGGTCGCCGCCGTGCTGACCACCACCCTGGTGTGCAGTGTGCAGTCGCTGCTCGGCGCGGTCGCCGTGGACAAGATGGCCGCCGGCCGCCCCGGACTGACCGCCCGCGTCAGACGCTCCAACCTGGACCGTGAACTGCTCGGCCAGGGCGCCGCCAACATCGTCTCCGGGTCGCTCGGCGGGCTCCCGGTCGCCGGTGTCGCCGTGCGCAGTGCGGCGAATGTGCACGCGGGTGCCGTGAGCCGGAACTCCACGATGCTGCACGGCGTTCTCGTGGTGATCGCCGCGCTGCTGATGGTCCCGCTGCTCGAGCTCATCCCGCTCGCCTCGCTCGCCGCCCTGGTGATGGCCGTCGGCATCCAGATGGTGTCCCTGCACCACATCCGCACGGTGACCCGCCACCGAGAAGTCCTCGTCTACGTCGTCACCACCGTCGGCGTGGTGTTCCTCGGCGTCCTGGAGGGTGTCGTGCTCGGCATCGCCGTGGCCGTCGCCGTCGCCCTGCACCGCCTCGCCCGCACCCGCATCACCCACGAGGAGCAGGACGGAGTCCATCACGTACACGTGCGAGGGCAGTTGACGTTCCTCGCTGTGCCCCGCCTCAGCCGGGCCCTGCATCTGGTGCCCCACGGCGCCCGGGTCGTCGTCGAACTGGACGGGTCCTTCATGGACCACGCGGCGTTCGAGGCACTGCAGGACTGGCAGAACACGTACACCGCGCAGGGCGGCAGCGTCGAGCTGACCGGCCGTCGCGCCGGGGTCCGGATCGCCGAGCCGGGGGACGTCCCCGCCGCTCACACCGCACTCGGGATCGGAAGCGGGGCCGACACCGGGTTCACCGACCGCGCCGCCTCAGCGGGTTGCCGCTGCCGCCCCTGGACACCCTGGCGCAACCACCAGTGCGAGGACCCGCGGTCCACGCCCCCGTCCGGCGGACACCCGAGCGACTCCGGTGGCCTCGTCAAGGCGGGCGGGACCGGTCCGTCCAGTGCCGGCGGACATGAACTGGCGCGCGGCATCAGCGCGTTCCAGCGCAACACCGCTCCCCTGGTGCGGGGCGAGCTGGCCCGGCTGGCCCGTGAGGGGCAGCGCCCGGCGCAGCTCTTCCTCACCTGCGCCGACTCACGGCTGGTCACCTCGATGATCACCTCCAGTGGTCCGGGCGACCTGTTCGTGGTCCGCAATGTGGGCAACCTGGTGCCGATGCCCGGCGAGGAGAGCGGCGACGACTCGGTGGCGGCCGCGATCGAGTACGCGGTGGACGTGCTGAAGGTGCGGTCCATCACGGTGTGCGGGCACTCGGGGTGCGGAGCCATGCAGGCGCTGCTCAACACCGAGCCCGGGGGTGCGCAGACGCCGCTCAAGCGGTGGCTGCGGCACGGACTGCCGAGCCTGGAGCGCATGGCCGACGACAGCCGTCCATGGGCCCGGCTCGCCGGACGGGCGCCCGCGGACGCGGTCGAGCAGCTGTCTCTCACCAACGTGGTCCAGCAGCTGGAGCATCTGAGCGCGCACGAGTCGGTGGCGCGGGCGCTGCGGAAGCGGGAGTTGGAGCTGCACGGGATGTACTTCCACGTGGGCGAGGCACAGGCGTATCTGCTCACCGGGGTGAGCGGGGACGAGCTGTTCGACCATGTGGAGGCGGCGGACGTGTCGGCGTGA
- a CDS encoding ATP-binding protein, whose product MKIAFVGKGGSGKTTLSSLFIRHLATTGAPVVAVDADINQHLGAALGLDEAAAAALPAMGERLPLIKDYLRGTNPRIASTETMIKTTPPGEGSRLLRVREDNPVYDACARPVELDGGSVRLMVTGPFTDADLGVACYHSKTGAVELCLNHLMDGRDEYVVVDMTAGSDSFASGMFTRFDITFLVAEPTRKGVSVYRQYKEYARDFGVALKVVGNKVQGQDDLDFLRAEVGDDLLVTVGHSDWVRAMEKGRPPRFELLEDVNRGSLHRLQSAVDATYELRDWERYTRQMVHFHLKNAQSWGNERTGADLAAQVDPGFVLGESVVMNA is encoded by the coding sequence ATGAAAATTGCTTTCGTCGGGAAGGGCGGCAGCGGCAAGACCACCCTGTCGTCCCTGTTCATCCGCCATCTCGCCACCACCGGCGCACCCGTCGTCGCCGTCGACGCCGACATCAACCAGCACCTGGGCGCCGCCCTCGGTCTCGACGAGGCGGCGGCCGCGGCACTGCCCGCGATGGGCGAGCGGCTGCCGCTGATCAAGGACTATCTGCGCGGCACCAACCCGCGCATCGCCTCCACGGAGACGATGATCAAGACGACCCCGCCGGGCGAGGGCTCCCGGCTGCTGCGGGTGCGCGAGGACAATCCGGTGTACGACGCCTGCGCCCGGCCGGTGGAACTCGACGGTGGCAGCGTCCGTTTGATGGTCACCGGCCCCTTCACGGACGCCGACCTGGGGGTCGCCTGCTACCACTCCAAGACGGGAGCGGTGGAGCTGTGCCTGAACCACTTGATGGACGGGCGTGACGAGTACGTCGTGGTGGACATGACCGCGGGCTCGGACTCCTTCGCCTCCGGCATGTTCACCCGCTTCGACATCACGTTCCTCGTCGCCGAGCCGACCCGGAAGGGGGTCTCCGTCTATCGCCAGTACAAGGAGTACGCCCGCGACTTCGGCGTCGCCCTGAAGGTCGTCGGCAACAAGGTGCAGGGGCAGGACGATCTCGACTTCCTGCGCGCCGAGGTCGGGGACGACCTGCTGGTGACGGTCGGGCACTCGGACTGGGTGCGCGCCATGGAGAAGGGCCGGCCGCCCCGGTTCGAGCTCCTGGAGGACGTCAACCGCGGTTCCCTGCACCGGCTGCAGAGCGCGGTCGACGCCACGTACGAGCTGCGGGACTGGGAGCGCTACACACGCCAGATGGTGCACTTCCACCTGAAGAACGCCCAGTCCTGGGGGAACGAGCGCACCGGGGCCGACCTGGCGGCGCAGGTCGACCCCGGGTTCGTCCTGGGCGAGAGCGTCGTGATGAACGCCTGA
- a CDS encoding oxidoreductase, protein MSTTGANADPLAALGSLPGVADSVESVRKAVDRVYGHRIMRRRSTAVTSEAALRGARGSAALSGADWALEEVRRRSDFSGDNEARVVGAALRLTAEAGQLLSIWRQSPLRVLARLHLVAAATNGDEVGRPRQVGEPVDEPLIELAAPDATEVHGRLEGLSELIIAGGSAPALVTAAIVHGEILALRPFTSHNALVARAAERIVLIGSGLDPKSICPAEVGHAELGRAAYLAALDGYVSGTPDGMAAWIAHCGKAVVLGARESTAVCEALQRGAA, encoded by the coding sequence ATGAGTACGACAGGCGCGAACGCCGATCCGCTCGCCGCCCTGGGCTCCCTGCCCGGCGTGGCCGACTCCGTGGAGTCCGTGCGCAAGGCCGTGGACCGGGTCTACGGGCACCGGATCATGCGGCGCCGCAGCACCGCGGTCACCTCCGAGGCGGCCCTGCGCGGCGCCCGCGGCTCCGCGGCGCTGTCCGGCGCCGACTGGGCCCTCGAAGAGGTGCGCCGCCGCTCCGACTTCAGCGGCGACAACGAGGCGCGCGTCGTGGGCGCGGCGCTGAGGCTGACCGCCGAGGCGGGCCAACTGCTCTCCATCTGGCGGCAGTCGCCCCTGCGCGTTCTGGCCCGACTGCACCTGGTGGCGGCCGCGACCAACGGCGACGAGGTCGGGCGCCCGCGTCAGGTGGGCGAGCCGGTCGACGAGCCGCTGATCGAGCTCGCGGCGCCCGACGCGACGGAGGTGCACGGCCGGCTGGAGGGCCTGTCCGAGCTGATCATCGCGGGCGGTTCCGCCCCGGCCCTGGTGACGGCGGCCATCGTGCACGGCGAGATTCTCGCCCTGCGGCCCTTCACCTCCCACAACGCTCTCGTCGCGCGCGCGGCCGAACGCATCGTCCTGATCGGCAGCGGCCTCGACCCGAAGTCCATCTGCCCGGCGGAGGTCGGCCACGCCGAGCTGGGCCGGGCCGCCTATCTGGCGGCGCTCGACGGCTATGTCTCCGGAACCCCGGACGGCATGGCGGCCTGGATCGCGCACTGCGGCAAGGCGGTCGTGCTCGGGGCGCGCGAGTCGACGGCGGTGTGCGAGGCGCTGCAGCGCGGAGCGGCATAA
- a CDS encoding HAD family hydrolase, protein MLRVVENHSLPRTAAFFDLDKTVIAKSSTLTFSKSFYQGGLINRRAALRTAYAQFVFLVGGMDHDQMERTREYLSALVRGWNVQQVKEIVAETLHDLIDPIIYDEAASLIEEHHTAGRDVVIVSTSGAEVVEPIGELLGADRVVATRMVVGEDGCFTGEVEYYAYGPTKAEAIKELAESEGYDLERCYAYSDSATDLPMLESVGHPHAVNPDRTLRREALARGWPILDFHRPVRLKQRLPAFSAPSRPALVAAAAIGAAAATAGLVWYASRRRATVL, encoded by the coding sequence ATGCTCAGGGTCGTGGAAAACCACTCCTTGCCCCGCACAGCGGCCTTCTTTGACCTGGACAAGACGGTCATTGCGAAGTCGAGCACGCTCACCTTCAGCAAGTCGTTCTACCAAGGCGGACTGATCAACCGCAGGGCCGCCTTGCGTACCGCATATGCCCAGTTCGTCTTCCTCGTGGGCGGTATGGACCACGACCAGATGGAACGGACCCGCGAGTACCTCTCGGCACTCGTGCGCGGCTGGAACGTCCAACAGGTGAAGGAGATCGTGGCCGAGACCCTTCACGACCTCATCGACCCGATCATCTACGACGAGGCCGCCTCCCTCATCGAGGAGCACCACACCGCCGGCCGCGACGTCGTGATCGTGTCCACCTCGGGCGCCGAGGTGGTCGAGCCGATCGGTGAACTGCTCGGCGCGGACCGGGTGGTGGCGACCCGGATGGTCGTGGGCGAGGACGGCTGCTTCACCGGCGAGGTGGAGTACTACGCGTACGGCCCGACCAAGGCCGAGGCGATCAAGGAGCTGGCCGAGTCCGAGGGGTACGACCTGGAGCGCTGCTACGCCTACAGCGACTCGGCGACCGATCTGCCGATGCTCGAGTCCGTCGGTCACCCCCATGCCGTGAACCCGGACCGCACGCTGCGCCGCGAGGCACTCGCGCGCGGGTGGCCGATTCTCGATTTCCACCGGCCGGTCCGGCTCAAGCAGCGGCTCCCCGCGTTCTCCGCACCGTCCCGTCCGGCGCTCGTCGCGGCGGCGGCCATAGGGGCGGCGGCGGCCACCGCGGGCCTCGTCTGGTACGCCAGTCGGCGCCGGGCGACGGTTCTCTGA
- the ssd gene encoding septum site-determining protein Ssd, which yields MGNVAAAVTHDPLPAGGRLGGPLIVTEDPVLLDDLLRLCAAAGATPEVHPGVPQPRGRWEAAPLVLVGDDAARRVRGAARRGGVVLVGRDQDDSGVWRRAVEIGADHVLMLPDGEQWLVDRIADVVEGVGRPALTVGVIGGRGGSGASTLACALAVTSAREGLRTLLVDADPLGGGLDVLLGGETAEGLRWPAFAASRGRVGGGALEESLPQLHSLRVLSWDRGDCVAVPPQAVRAVLGAARRRGGTVVVDLPRRVDDGIAETLAQLDLGILVVPAELRAVAAAGRVASAVGMVVRDLRVAVRGPHAPGLDDREVARLLGLPLVGEVPLEAELLRPHESRTPPGAGRGPLARFCKEFWERALVEAA from the coding sequence ATGGGAAACGTGGCCGCAGCCGTCACACACGATCCGCTGCCCGCCGGAGGGCGACTGGGCGGACCGTTGATCGTCACCGAGGACCCGGTGCTCCTCGACGACCTGCTGCGCCTGTGCGCGGCGGCCGGAGCCACACCCGAGGTCCACCCGGGGGTGCCGCAACCGAGAGGACGCTGGGAGGCCGCACCGCTCGTCCTGGTCGGCGACGACGCCGCGCGGCGCGTGCGCGGAGCCGCCCGCAGAGGGGGAGTGGTCCTCGTCGGACGGGACCAGGACGACTCCGGGGTCTGGCGCCGGGCCGTCGAGATCGGCGCCGACCATGTCCTGATGCTGCCCGACGGGGAGCAGTGGCTGGTCGACCGGATCGCCGACGTCGTCGAGGGCGTCGGCCGGCCCGCCCTCACCGTCGGCGTCATCGGCGGCCGCGGCGGGTCCGGGGCGTCCACGCTCGCGTGCGCGCTCGCCGTCACCTCCGCGCGGGAGGGACTGCGCACCCTGCTTGTGGACGCCGATCCGCTGGGCGGCGGACTCGACGTACTCCTCGGCGGCGAGACCGCCGAGGGGCTGCGCTGGCCCGCGTTCGCCGCCTCGCGCGGCCGGGTCGGCGGCGGTGCCCTGGAGGAGTCGCTGCCGCAGCTGCACTCCCTGCGGGTCCTGAGCTGGGACCGAGGCGACTGCGTCGCCGTCCCGCCGCAGGCCGTCCGCGCGGTGCTCGGCGCGGCCCGCCGCCGGGGCGGCACGGTCGTCGTCGATCTGCCGCGCCGCGTCGACGACGGCATCGCCGAGACCCTCGCCCAGCTCGACCTCGGCATCCTCGTGGTCCCCGCCGAACTCCGCGCCGTCGCGGCGGCCGGACGGGTGGCCTCCGCCGTCGGGATGGTCGTACGCGATCTGCGCGTGGCGGTCCGCGGGCCCCACGCGCCCGGGCTCGACGACCGGGAGGTGGCGCGACTGCTCGGACTGCCGCTGGTGGGCGAGGTGCCCCTGGAGGCGGAACTGCTGAGGCCCCACGAGAGCAGGACCCCGCCGGGAGCCGGGCGGGGGCCGCTGGCGCGGTTCTGCAAGGAGTTCTGGGAGCGGGCGTTGGTGGAGGCCGCATGA
- a CDS encoding TadA family conjugal transfer-associated ATPase, which produces MAGTALPAGRSGGADMSPHLLDGVRQWLAESGAEPTPARVAQALREQGRVLGDAEVLGAAERLRSELVGSGPLEPLLADPRVTDVLVSAPDRVWVDRGGGLELTTVAFPDAAAVRRLAQRLAAVAGRRLDDARPWADARLPDGTRLHAVLPPVAVGCTCLSLRVVRPRAFTLDELMAAGTVPPDGDRVLRALIEARLSFLISGGTGSGKTTLLSALLGLVGPGERIVLAEDSAELRPDHPHVVRLESRPANQEGAGLVSLEDLVRQALRMRPDRLVVGEVRGPEVVHLLAALNTGHEGGCGTVHANAAADVPARLEALGTAAGLDRAALHSQLAAALSVVLHLARDRNGRRRIAEVHVLERDASGLVRTVPALRWGAEAFVYERGWERLRGLLGAAGADRGRGDE; this is translated from the coding sequence ATGGCCGGTACGGCGCTCCCGGCGGGGCGGTCGGGTGGGGCGGACATGTCCCCGCACCTGCTCGACGGCGTACGGCAGTGGCTCGCCGAGAGCGGGGCCGAGCCGACGCCCGCGCGGGTGGCACAGGCGCTGCGGGAGCAGGGGCGGGTGCTCGGTGACGCCGAAGTCCTCGGAGCGGCCGAGCGGTTGCGCTCCGAACTGGTCGGCAGCGGCCCGCTGGAGCCGCTATTGGCCGACCCCCGGGTGACCGATGTGCTGGTGTCGGCACCGGACCGGGTCTGGGTGGACCGGGGCGGCGGCCTCGAACTCACCACGGTCGCCTTCCCCGACGCCGCCGCCGTACGACGGCTCGCGCAACGCCTGGCCGCGGTGGCCGGGCGTCGGCTGGACGACGCGCGGCCCTGGGCGGACGCCCGGCTGCCCGACGGGACACGGCTGCACGCGGTGCTGCCGCCGGTGGCCGTCGGCTGCACCTGTCTGTCGCTGCGGGTCGTACGGCCGCGCGCGTTCACGCTCGACGAGCTGATGGCGGCGGGCACCGTGCCGCCGGACGGGGACCGGGTACTGCGGGCGCTGATCGAGGCACGGCTGTCGTTCCTGATCAGCGGGGGGACGGGCAGTGGCAAGACAACGCTGCTGAGCGCCCTGCTGGGGCTCGTCGGGCCGGGCGAACGGATCGTGCTGGCCGAGGACTCCGCGGAGCTGCGGCCGGACCATCCGCACGTCGTACGCCTGGAGAGCAGACCCGCCAACCAGGAGGGCGCGGGCCTGGTCTCGCTCGAGGACCTGGTGCGGCAGGCGCTGCGGATGCGGCCGGACCGGCTGGTGGTCGGCGAGGTGCGCGGGCCTGAAGTGGTGCATCTGCTGGCCGCGTTGAACACGGGGCATGAGGGCGGCTGCGGAACGGTCCATGCCAACGCGGCGGCCGATGTCCCGGCCCGCCTCGAGGCGCTCGGCACGGCGGCCGGGCTCGACCGGGCCGCGCTGCACAGCCAGTTGGCGGCCGCGCTCTCCGTCGTCCTGCACCTCGCCCGTGACCGGAACGGGCGGCGCCGGATCGCCGAGGTGCATGTGCTGGAGCGGGATGCCTCGGGGCTGGTGCGGACGGTGCCGGCGCTGCGGTGGGGCGCGGAGGCGTTCGTGTACGAGCGGGGGTGGGAGCGGCTGCGGGGGCTGCTCGGCGCCGCGGGGGCCGACAGGGGGCGTGGTGATGAGTGA
- a CDS encoding type II secretion system F family protein yields MSEVSTGAALVCAGAAVWLSAGWRSGARRAELLLAGAGGAVGTGPPVWWRLAGGVRRLGSEWWSVVAGLVLAVLGASVLPLVAGAAGVPLLRRLRLAREARRARDRRGDAVITLCGSLAGEVRAGRQPGEALLRAARDCEGLGETQPAVLAAARFGGDVPGALAGAARQPGAEGLLGLAACWRVAVDRGAGLAAGLERLEAALRAERDQRADLRAQLAGARSTTVMLAGLPALGLLLGTALGSDPLQVLLHTGPGLGCLAIGGLLEGAGMWWAARIVRGAEAV; encoded by the coding sequence ATGAGTGAGGTGTCGACGGGGGCGGCGCTGGTGTGTGCCGGGGCGGCGGTGTGGCTGTCGGCCGGGTGGCGTTCCGGGGCGCGGCGAGCGGAGTTGCTGCTCGCGGGGGCCGGTGGGGCGGTCGGGACCGGGCCGCCGGTCTGGTGGCGACTGGCCGGTGGAGTACGGCGGTTGGGGAGCGAGTGGTGGTCGGTGGTGGCCGGACTGGTGTTGGCCGTGCTGGGGGCCTCGGTGCTGCCGCTGGTCGCGGGGGCGGCCGGGGTGCCGTTGCTGCGGCGGCTGCGGTTGGCGCGCGAGGCGCGGCGGGCCCGGGATCGCCGAGGGGACGCGGTCATCACGTTGTGCGGGTCGCTCGCCGGAGAGGTACGGGCCGGACGGCAGCCGGGTGAGGCCCTGTTGCGTGCCGCGCGCGACTGCGAGGGGCTGGGGGAGACGCAGCCGGCGGTGCTGGCGGCCGCACGCTTCGGCGGGGACGTACCGGGTGCGCTCGCGGGCGCCGCACGGCAGCCGGGGGCCGAGGGGCTGCTGGGACTCGCGGCGTGCTGGCGGGTCGCGGTGGACCGGGGAGCGGGGCTCGCGGCCGGACTCGAACGGCTCGAGGCGGCGTTGCGCGCGGAGCGGGACCAACGCGCCGACCTGCGCGCCCAGTTGGCGGGCGCCCGCTCCACGACGGTGATGCTCGCCGGGCTCCCCGCCCTCGGACTGCTCCTCGGCACGGCCCTCGGCTCCGACCCGCTGCAGGTCCTGCTGCACACCGGGCCCGGCCTGGGCTGCCTGGCGATCGGCGGCCTGCTGGAGGGGGCGGGGATGTGGTGGGCGGCGCGGATCGTGCGGGGAGCGGAAGCGGTGTGA